One Diospyros lotus cultivar Yz01 chromosome 1, ASM1463336v1, whole genome shotgun sequence genomic window carries:
- the LOC127786559 gene encoding cation/H(+) antiporter 24 produces MFKVSGDSDKIDEAPFICREIQKAHSPGIFYAVNPLNYSFTLLLIELSIIVLVTCTLRFLLRPLRQPRIVSEILGGIIIGPSVLGRNEAFAKYVFPDNATHVFKNIGLIGFLYFLFLAGVKMDLSILKKTGKKQWYTVGFGIAVPLFVVLSIAIDIWKSLDKALKRVHVIGGLASAFAITSFPVLYQVIKELNLLGSDVGQLALSTVMASDLIGITFLIAFEAARGSEAEAHHGLWVVLSMVGILGLIGGLRAAMNWIVRTTPEGKPVEQAYVVSILVSVMVVAFISDITGVSLVNGPLWLGLAVPDGPPLGATLVERTETFITELLMPFSYAFVGMYTDVFTLPGHWSSLLPILAMAVAAYLAKVVTTTLVSRYFEIPIRDGITLGLIMSLRGQVELLVFMHWMDLKIIEVPSFTVLVLLAVMMTGIATPLISILNDPTRPYMINKRRAIQYTPPNAELHIVACVHDQESVAGFINLLDVSNPTVNSPFTLYALHLIELAGRATPVFIDLQSPAHSSEQASFNPIHHALTFFQASRGEHVQFQLFRAITPARAMFHDICRLALKKKAVLIILPFKKEDWDGRTEVMDYGGLQAVNSNVLAHAPCSVGILVDKGAFQSRHVNFPTPRTAAAQHHFAVLFLGGSDCREALAYADRMAGNPDVWLTAIRFLSQNGEGDDEMEKKLDDGLVTWFWMKNEANEQVIYKEVVVRNGADTVGAIRAMNNNRYFDLWIVGRKNGINPVLLSGLSDWSQNHELGVIGDYIAAVDQSSNASVLVVQQQVLR; encoded by the exons ATGTTCAAAGTTAGCGGCGATTCGGACAAAATCGACGAGGCCCCGTTCATCTGCCGGGAAATCCAGAAAGCTCATTCACCGGGCATTTTCTATGCAGTTAACCCTTTAAATTACTCTTTCACGCTTCTGTTAATCGAGCTTTCCATCATCGTCCTCGTCACCTGCACCCTTCGCTTCCTTCTCAGACCTCTCAGACAACCCAGAATCGTCTCCGAGATCCTC GGTGGTATAATCATCGGACCGTCGGTCCTCGGCCGGAACGAGGCGTTCGCCAAGTATGTCTTCCCGGATAACGCCACGCATGTCTTCAAGAACATCGGCTTGATCGGCTTCCTGTACTTCCTCTTCTTGGCCGGCGTGAAAATGGACCTCTCAATCCTAAAGAAAACGGGGAAGAAACAATGGTACACAGTGGGATTCGGCATAGCGGTTCCTTTGTTCGTCGTCCTATCCATCGCCATTGATATATGGAAGTCCTTAGACAAAGCCTTGAAAAGAGTCCACGTGATCGGCGGCCTGGCTTCCGCTTTCGCCATAACCTCGTTCCCAGTTCTGTACCAGGTTATTAAAGAGCTCAACCTTCTAGGCTCCGACGTCGGCCAACTGGCCTTGTCAACGGTAATGGCAAGCGACTTAATCGGAATCACTTTCCTGATAGCGTTTGAGGCCGCCAGAGGGTCGGAAGCCGAAGCCCACCACGGCCTGTGGGTGGTGCTCTCTATGGTCGGAATCCTCGGCCTCATCGGCGGCCTCCGGGCGGCGATGAACTGGATTGTTCGAACCACGCCGGAAGGGAAGCCGGTGGAGCAAGCCTACGTGGTCTCCATATTGGTGAGCGTGATGGTGGTCGCGTTCATAAGCGATATCACAGGCGTATCGCTGGTTAATGGGCCGTTGTGGCTGGGGCTGGCGGTGCCGGACGGGCCGCCGCTCGGAGCTACACTGGTGGAGAGGACGGAGACATTCATAACGGAGCTCCTGATGCCATTTTCGTATGCGTTTGTGGGAATGTATACAGATGTTTTCACGTTGCCGGGGCACTGGTCGAGCTTGCTGCCGATACTGGCCATGGCTGTGGCAGCTTATTTAGCTAAAGTTGTTACAACCACGCTGGTTTCTCGGTACTTTGAAATCCCGATCAGGGATGGAATCACTCTTGGCCTTATAATGAGCTTAAGAGGCCAAGTAGAGCTCCTCGTTTTCATGCACTGGATGGATCTAAAG ATCATAGAGGTGCCATCTTTTACAGTGCTGGTGCTGTTGGCGGTAATGATGACCGGAATCGCCACCCCTCTGATCAGCATCCTGAACGATCCAACCCGGCCATATATGATTAACAAGCGAAGAGCGATACAATACACCCCACCAAACGCCGAGCTCCACATAGTCGCCTGCGTCCACGACCAAGAAAGCGTTGCCGGATTCATCAATCTTCTCGATGTTTCCAACCCGACGGTCAACAGCCCCTTCACCCTCTACGCCCTCCATCTCATCGAGCTCGCCGGCCGCGCCACCCCGGTCTTCATCGACCTCCAGAGCCCGGCCCATTCCTCCGAGCAAGCCAGCTTCAACCCAATCCACCATGCGTTAACTTTTTTCCAAGCTTCCAGAGGCGAGCACGTTCAGTTCCAGCTGTTCAGAGCTATCACGCCGGCTCGGGCCATGTTTCACGACATCTGCCGGCTGGCGCTGAAAAAGAAAGCCGTCCTCATAATCCTGCCGTTCAAGAAGGAAGACTGGGACGGCCGAACTGAAGTAATGGATTACGGCGGTCTGCAGGCCGTGAACTCCAACGTTTTAGCCCACGCGCCGTGCTCTGTCGGGATTCTCGTCGACAAGGGCGCTTTCCAGAGCCGCCACGTCAACTTCCCCACGCCGCGGACGGCGGCGGCGCAGCACCATTTCGCGGTGCTTTTCTTGGGCGGGTCGGACTGCCGGGAGGCGCTGGCCTACGCGGATCGAATGGCGGGGAACCCGGATGTTTGGCTCACAGCGATCCGCTTCCTTTCTCAAAACGGCGAAGGCGACGACGAGATGGAGAAGAAGCTGGACGATGGGCTGGTGACGTGGTTCTGGATGAAGAACGAGGCGAACGAGCAGGTGATTTACAAAGAGGTGGTGGTGAGGAACGGGGCGGATACTGTGGGTGCAATTCGGGCCATGAACAATAACCGTTACTTCGATCTTTGGATTGTGGGGAGGAAGAATGGGATTAACCCGGTGTTGTTAAGCGGGTTGTCGGATTGGAGCCAGAACCATGAGCTTGGAGTGATCGGAGATTACATTGCGGCCGTAGATCAAAGCAGTAATGCGTCTGTGTTAGTGGTTCAGCAGCAGGTTTTACGGTAA
- the LOC127791054 gene encoding SWR1 complex subunit 6 isoform X2 — protein MDEDVSNSVRRMSTRTRKVAPKMAAALASTDNRTQAALARLEALESDYAGVEMVEINDDDDASLDDDDDQVSAKRLSKSTKRKTRQAKALENARKAPRTFLDLLREANLESLPPHVPSYLRAAVGPPSSTSRRHFCTVCGFTANYTCVRCGMRFCAIRCQNIHSDTRCLKFVA, from the exons ATGGACGAGGACGTTTCCAATTCCGTTCGTCGGATGTCGACCCGAACACGCAAGGTTGCTCCTAAAATGGCCGCTGCCCTCGCCAGCACTGACAATCGGACCCAG GCGGCTCTTGCTCGTCTGGAAGCTTTGGAGAGTGACTATGCAGGAGTCgagatggttgagattaatGATGACGACGATGCTTCTCTTGACGATGACGACGATCAAG TGTCTGCAAAGAGGCTGTCAAAAAGCACAAAACGTAAAACTCGTCAGGCAAAAGCACTTGAGAATGCTAGGAAGGCCCCTAGAACATTCCTGGATCTTCTGCGTGAG GCAAACCTGGAATCTTTACCTCCTCATGTGCCCTCCTATTTGCGAGCAGCAGTGGGCCCCCCAAGCTCCACCTCACGTCGCCATTTCTGCACTGTTTGTGGATTTACTGCTAACTATACATGTGTTAGATGTGGGATGCGTTTTTGTGCCATCCGATGCCAAAATATACACAGCGATACACGCTGCCTAAAATTTGTTGCCTGA
- the LOC127791054 gene encoding SWR1 complex subunit 6 isoform X1, producing MDEDVSNSVRRMSTRTRKVAPKMAAALASTDNRTQAALARLEALESDYAGVEMVEINDDDDASLDDDDDQVKRMLSILAVYLWSSFFYIFAQSLFLFFFWGGGMILFPVSAKRLSKSTKRKTRQAKALENARKAPRTFLDLLREANLESLPPHVPSYLRAAVGPPSSTSRRHFCTVCGFTANYTCVRCGMRFCAIRCQNIHSDTRCLKFVA from the exons ATGGACGAGGACGTTTCCAATTCCGTTCGTCGGATGTCGACCCGAACACGCAAGGTTGCTCCTAAAATGGCCGCTGCCCTCGCCAGCACTGACAATCGGACCCAG GCGGCTCTTGCTCGTCTGGAAGCTTTGGAGAGTGACTATGCAGGAGTCgagatggttgagattaatGATGACGACGATGCTTCTCTTGACGATGACGACGATCAAG TGAAGAGAATGTTATCAATACTAGCAGTTTACTTGTGGAGTTCCTTTTTTTACATCTTCGCAcaatctttgtttcttttttttttttgggggggggggatgatTCTGTTTCCAGTGTCTGCAAAGAGGCTGTCAAAAAGCACAAAACGTAAAACTCGTCAGGCAAAAGCACTTGAGAATGCTAGGAAGGCCCCTAGAACATTCCTGGATCTTCTGCGTGAG GCAAACCTGGAATCTTTACCTCCTCATGTGCCCTCCTATTTGCGAGCAGCAGTGGGCCCCCCAAGCTCCACCTCACGTCGCCATTTCTGCACTGTTTGTGGATTTACTGCTAACTATACATGTGTTAGATGTGGGATGCGTTTTTGTGCCATCCGATGCCAAAATATACACAGCGATACACGCTGCCTAAAATTTGTTGCCTGA
- the LOC127791067 gene encoding laccase-13-like isoform X2: MKDSKFCLNLWCNVLFLILLVTFTNAETHYHEFVVQATAVKRLCRTQNIITVNGQYPGPTLEVRNGDTLVVKVINSAQYNATIHWHGIRQMGTPWADGPEYVTQCPIQPGAAYTYHFTVKNQEGTLWWHAHSRWLRATVFGALIIYPKLGVSYPFPQPTTEIPILLGEWWNSDPMDVLRQALFTGAAPNVSDAYTINGQPGDLYRCSNRVANHKLTVVGADAAYTMPFTTRTLMLGPGQTTNVLLTADQTPGRYYIAARAYASARNAQFDNTTATAILEYKSALCSARKGFLSKPTLPQLPAYNDTATVAAFTTQFRSPSNVKVPIEIDEDLFLTVGLGFVNCNPGPQCQGPNNTRFAASMNNVSFVLPSTTSLLQAYYQGIPGVFTTDFPAVPPIKFDYTGSVSRALWQPTFGTKLYRLKFGSRVQIVLQDTAIFSTEDHPIHLHGYHFYVIAQGFGNYDSGQETANFNLIDPPKRNTIDVPAGGWAVIRFVADNPGAWLMHCHIDSHLTWGLATVFLVENGAGQLQSIESPPADLPPC, from the exons ATGAAGGATTCAAAATTCTGTCTCAACCTCTGGTGCAATGTCCTCTTCCTCATCCTCCTCGTTACATTCACAAATGCAGAAACTCACTACCATGAATTTGTC gTTCAAGCAACAGCTGTGAAAAGGCTATGCCGAACCCAGAACATAATCACTGTGAATGGGCAATATCCAGGGCCAACACTGGAAGTACGAAATGGAGATACTCTTGTTGTCAAAGTCATAAACAGTGCCCAGTATAATGCCACCATCCACTG GCATGGTATAAGACAGATGGGAACACCATGGGCAGACGGGCCCGAGTATGTGACTCAGTGCCCAATCCAGCCAGGTGCAGCTTACACATACCATTTCACTGTCAAAAACCAGGAGGGTACACTATGGTGGCATGCTCATAGCAGATGGCTCAGAGCAACTGTCTTCGGAGCACTTATCATCTACCCTAagttgggtgtttcatacccatTCCCACAGCCAACGACTGAGATCCCCATTCTTCTTG GTGAATGGTGGAACAGCGACCCCATGGATGTGCTACGCCAGGCACTATTTACAGGTGCAGCTCCAAATGTTTCTGATGCATACACTATAAATGGTCAACCTGGAGATCTATATCGGTGTTCGAACAGAG TAGCCAACCACAAACTCACTGTTGTTGGAGCTGATGCTGCCTACACCATGCCCTTCACCACCAGAACTCTCATGCTGGGACCTGGCCAGACAACTAATGTGCTCCTCACTGCCGATCAGACACCAGGACGCTACTACATTGCAGCACGTGCCTATGCCAGTGCCCGCAATGCACAATTTGACAATACCACCGCAACTGCCATCCTTGAATACAAATCTGCCCTTTGCAGTGCTAGGAAAGGGTTTCTGTCAAAACCAACATTACCACAACTACCAGCCTACAATGATACAGCCACTGTGGCTGCATTCACAACCCAGTTCAGGAGTCCTTCAAATGTGAAAGTGCCCATTGAGATCGACGAGGACCTTTTTTTAACAGTGGGATTAGGGTTTGTCAACTGCAACCCAGGGCCTCAATGTCAAGGGCCAAATAACACCCGTTTTGCCGCCAGCATGAACAATGTTTCTTTTGTACTCCCAAGCACCACCTCCTTACTTCAAGCTTACTATCAAGGCATACCTGGTGTCTTCACCACAGATTTCCCAGCTGTTCCACCCATAAAGTTTGACTACACAGGCAGTGTAAGCCGAGCATTGTGGCAACCTACTTTTGGCACAAAACTCTATAGATTGAAGTTTGGTTCAAGAGTGCAAATCGTGCTACAAGATACAGCTATCTTCTCAACAGAGGACCATCCCATACATCTTCATGGGTACCATTTCTATGTCATTGCACAAGGCTTTGGTAACTATGACTCTGGACAAGAAACAGCAAACTTTAACCTCATTGATCCACCAAAAAGGAATACCATTGATGTTCCTGCTGGTGGATGGGCAGTAATCAGATTTGTGGCTGATAATCCAG GAGCTTGGCTGATGCACTGTCACATAGATTCGCATCTCACATGGGGACTGGCCACAGTATTCTTGGTTGAAAATGGAGCTGGACAATTGCAGTCCATAGAATCCCCTCCAGCAGATCTGCCCCCATGCTAA
- the LOC127791067 gene encoding laccase-13-like isoform X1 yields the protein MKDSKFCLNLWCNVLFLILLVTFTNAETHYHEFVVQATAVKRLCRTQNIITVNGQYPGPTLEVRNGDTLVVKVINSAQYNATIHWHGIRQMGTPWADGPEYVTQCPIQPGAAYTYHFTVKNQEGTLWWHAHSRWLRATVFGALIIYPKLGVSYPFPQPTTEIPILLGEWWNSDPMDVLRQALFTGAAPNVSDAYTINGQPGDLYRCSNRDTTKFFVDSGDIILLRIINAALNQQLFFTVANHKLTVVGADAAYTMPFTTRTLMLGPGQTTNVLLTADQTPGRYYIAARAYASARNAQFDNTTATAILEYKSALCSARKGFLSKPTLPQLPAYNDTATVAAFTTQFRSPSNVKVPIEIDEDLFLTVGLGFVNCNPGPQCQGPNNTRFAASMNNVSFVLPSTTSLLQAYYQGIPGVFTTDFPAVPPIKFDYTGSVSRALWQPTFGTKLYRLKFGSRVQIVLQDTAIFSTEDHPIHLHGYHFYVIAQGFGNYDSGQETANFNLIDPPKRNTIDVPAGGWAVIRFVADNPGAWLMHCHIDSHLTWGLATVFLVENGAGQLQSIESPPADLPPC from the exons ATGAAGGATTCAAAATTCTGTCTCAACCTCTGGTGCAATGTCCTCTTCCTCATCCTCCTCGTTACATTCACAAATGCAGAAACTCACTACCATGAATTTGTC gTTCAAGCAACAGCTGTGAAAAGGCTATGCCGAACCCAGAACATAATCACTGTGAATGGGCAATATCCAGGGCCAACACTGGAAGTACGAAATGGAGATACTCTTGTTGTCAAAGTCATAAACAGTGCCCAGTATAATGCCACCATCCACTG GCATGGTATAAGACAGATGGGAACACCATGGGCAGACGGGCCCGAGTATGTGACTCAGTGCCCAATCCAGCCAGGTGCAGCTTACACATACCATTTCACTGTCAAAAACCAGGAGGGTACACTATGGTGGCATGCTCATAGCAGATGGCTCAGAGCAACTGTCTTCGGAGCACTTATCATCTACCCTAagttgggtgtttcatacccatTCCCACAGCCAACGACTGAGATCCCCATTCTTCTTG GTGAATGGTGGAACAGCGACCCCATGGATGTGCTACGCCAGGCACTATTTACAGGTGCAGCTCCAAATGTTTCTGATGCATACACTATAAATGGTCAACCTGGAGATCTATATCGGTGTTCGAACAGAG ATACGACAAAATTTTTTGTGGATTCTGGTGACATAATTCTTCTTAGAATCATTAATGCTGCACTCAATCAACAGCTATTCTTCACAGTAGCCAACCACAAACTCACTGTTGTTGGAGCTGATGCTGCCTACACCATGCCCTTCACCACCAGAACTCTCATGCTGGGACCTGGCCAGACAACTAATGTGCTCCTCACTGCCGATCAGACACCAGGACGCTACTACATTGCAGCACGTGCCTATGCCAGTGCCCGCAATGCACAATTTGACAATACCACCGCAACTGCCATCCTTGAATACAAATCTGCCCTTTGCAGTGCTAGGAAAGGGTTTCTGTCAAAACCAACATTACCACAACTACCAGCCTACAATGATACAGCCACTGTGGCTGCATTCACAACCCAGTTCAGGAGTCCTTCAAATGTGAAAGTGCCCATTGAGATCGACGAGGACCTTTTTTTAACAGTGGGATTAGGGTTTGTCAACTGCAACCCAGGGCCTCAATGTCAAGGGCCAAATAACACCCGTTTTGCCGCCAGCATGAACAATGTTTCTTTTGTACTCCCAAGCACCACCTCCTTACTTCAAGCTTACTATCAAGGCATACCTGGTGTCTTCACCACAGATTTCCCAGCTGTTCCACCCATAAAGTTTGACTACACAGGCAGTGTAAGCCGAGCATTGTGGCAACCTACTTTTGGCACAAAACTCTATAGATTGAAGTTTGGTTCAAGAGTGCAAATCGTGCTACAAGATACAGCTATCTTCTCAACAGAGGACCATCCCATACATCTTCATGGGTACCATTTCTATGTCATTGCACAAGGCTTTGGTAACTATGACTCTGGACAAGAAACAGCAAACTTTAACCTCATTGATCCACCAAAAAGGAATACCATTGATGTTCCTGCTGGTGGATGGGCAGTAATCAGATTTGTGGCTGATAATCCAG GAGCTTGGCTGATGCACTGTCACATAGATTCGCATCTCACATGGGGACTGGCCACAGTATTCTTGGTTGAAAATGGAGCTGGACAATTGCAGTCCATAGAATCCCCTCCAGCAGATCTGCCCCCATGCTAA
- the LOC127797118 gene encoding laccase-13-like: protein MDAQNLCVKPRTNSLFLGLVFSLALVASFANAEIHYHQFIVQETQLKRLCQTHNRITVNGQFPGPTLEVRNGDTVVVNVLNSARYNVTIHWHGIRQMRTPWADGPAYVTQCPIKPGGSYTYRFIIEDQEGTLWWHAHSRWLRATVYGALIIYPKLGSPYPFPKPNQEIPILLGEWWNRDPISVLKQALFTGAIPNVSDAYTINGQPGDLYKCSAQGTVRFHVGSGDRILLRIINAALNQQLFFAVANHKLTVVAADASYDKPFTTSVLMLGPGQTTDVLLTAEQAPGRYYMAARAYATGQNTPFDNTTTTAILEYKSSNKGASSRPILPPLPAYNDTATVTAFTTQFRSPYRVEVPTKIDHNLFFTVGLGLVNCTPGPRCQGPNNTRFAASMNNVSFVLPRRTSLLQAYYQNIPGVFTTDFPPVPPIQFDYTGNVPRGLWQPTFGTKLYKMKFGSTVQIVLQDTAIVTTEDHPIHLHGYHFYVVGQGFGNFDPRKDAASFNLIDPPQRNTIDVPVGGWAVIRFVADNPGVWLMHCHIDSHLTWGMAMSFLVENGFGEMESIEPPPADLPPC from the exons ATGGATGCTCAAAACTTGTGTGTCAAGCCTCGGACCAATTCCCTTTTCCTGGGACTTGTTTTTTCCCTTGCTCTAGTAGCTTCTTTTGCAAATGCAGAAATTCACTACCACCAATTTATC GTACAAGAAACTCAACTGAAAAGGCTGTGCCAAACCCACAACAGGATCACTGTCAACGGGCAGTTTCCAGGACCAACATTGGAAGTACGAAATGGTGACACTGTTGTTGTCAATGTGCTAAACAGTGCCCGTTACAATGTCACCATCCACTG GCATGGAATTCGACAGATGCGGACTCCGTGGGCAGATGGCCCCGCGTATGTGACCCAGTGCCCAATCAAGCCAGGAGGAAGCTACACATATAGGTTCATAATTGAAGACCAGGAGGGAACACTGTGGTGGCATGCTCATAGCAGATGGCTTAGAGCTACTGTTTATGGAGCACTAATCATCTACCCTAAATTGGGCTCTCCATATCCCTTCCCAAAACCCAACCAAGAGATCCCAATTCTTCTCG GGGAATGGTGGAACAGAGACCCCATTAGTGTCCTTAAACAGGCGCTTTTCACAGGCGCAATACCTAATGTTTCTGATGCTTACACCATTAACGGCCAACCTGGTGATTTGTACAAATGTTCTGCTCAAG GTACTGTGAGATTTCATGTGGGTTCTGGGGACAGAATTCTGCTCAGAATCATCAACGCTGCACTCAATCAACAGCTCTTCTTTGCAGTAGCCAATCACAAGCTCACTGTAGTTGCTGCTGACGCCTCTTATGACAAGCCCTTCACAACCTCGGTCCTAATGTTGGGACCCGGCCAAACCACGGATGTCCTCCTTACTGCTGAGCAGGCACCAGGGCGCTACTACATGGCCGCTCGAGCCTATGCTACCGGACAAAACACTCCTTTTGACAACACCACCACCACTGCCATACTTGAATACAAATCATCCAACAAAGGGGCATCCTCGAGGCCAATCCTACCACCTTTACCAGCCTACAATGACACAGCCACCGTCACTGCATTCACAACCCAATTCAGAAGTCCTTACAGGGTCGAAGTCCCAACTAAGATCGATCACAACCTGTTTTTCACAGTGGGGCTAGGATTAGTCAACTGCACCCCGGGACCTCGGTGTCAGGGACCTAACAATACCCGCTTTGCAGCCAGCATGAACAATGTGTCTTTTGTTCTTCCAAGAAGGACCTCTTTACTCCAAGCCTACTACCAAAACATACCAGGTGTATTCACCACAGACTTCCCACCTGTTCCCCCAATACAATTCGATTACACAGGCAACGTACCCCGCGGATTGTGGCAGCCTACCTTCGGGACTAAGCTCTACAAGATGAAGTTTGGTTCCACAGTTCAAATTGTCTTACAAGATACAGCTATTGTCACCACAGAGGACCATCCCATCCATCTTCATGGGTACCATTTCTACGTTGTGGGACAAGGTTTTGGCAACTTTGATCCTAGAAAAGATGCTGCTTCATTTAACCTTATTGACCCACCACAAAGAAATACTATTGATGTCCCTGTTGGTGGATGGGCAGTCATCCGGTTTGTAGCTGATAATCCAG GAGTTTGGCTGATGCACTGCCACATAGATTCTCATCTAACCTGGGGTATGGCTATGTCATTCCTGGTTGAAAACGGCTTTGGGGAAATGGAGTCCATAGAACCTCCCCCAGCCGATCTACCTCCCTGCTAA